The proteins below come from a single Micromonospora citrea genomic window:
- a CDS encoding MMPL family transporter, giving the protein MTPGGGHAPAHRGRRGGRAPLTTRIGRWSANHPWLAITAWLCFVLAGVVGGSLVGTVEATTQDSLHGELARADRIEQAGKFPEPPAAESVLITARAGELDLDRARAVATDLSARMRALTDVAKVADPVVSPSRQAVLVEVKMAGSADDADARVGPLLEATAQAQQQHPDLRVEQVGSGSLSKALTETLAADFVKAELISVPVALVILLFSFGALIAAGVPVVLALSAVAGAMGLAQFASHIFPAGEMVNSIILLIGMAVGVDYSLFYLRREREERARGRDHRSAVEIAARTSGHAVLVSGVAVMVAMASLFLVGDNTFSSMATGSILVVGVAMIGSLTVLPAILVVLGRWVDRPRVPFLGRRIQRAERSRFWAAVLRPALRAPLATFVVSVGVLVVVAVPALGMNLKRPTLTDLPRSIPILHTYDRLAQAFPGNELGTSHLVAIRTGGAGGPAVEREITDLAALIKGDGRFAQDRPPTVRRSADGTVFLATVRVTGTSDSHAAAESLHRLRAELLPQTVGTVPDTEWAVAGRTANDADFRDRMADALPGVVAFVLAMTFLVMLITFRSVVVAMTSILLNAISVAASYGLLVLVFQHTWAEDLLGFTSNGAIVSWLPLMLFVILFGLSMDYHVFVVSRIREAVQQGLSTREAIEQGIVSSASTVSSAAIIMVAVFCIFATLSVVEFKQLGVGLAAAILIDATIIRAVVLPSLMRLLGEANWWAPRFIAGPRRTAVADADRDADTQVFVAAVDR; this is encoded by the coding sequence ATGACGCCGGGCGGCGGTCACGCGCCGGCGCACCGCGGGCGACGAGGCGGTCGTGCGCCCCTCACCACGCGGATCGGCCGGTGGAGCGCCAACCATCCCTGGCTCGCCATCACGGCCTGGCTGTGCTTCGTGCTGGCCGGCGTGGTCGGCGGCAGCCTCGTCGGCACGGTCGAGGCCACCACGCAGGACAGCCTGCACGGGGAACTGGCCCGTGCGGACCGCATCGAGCAGGCCGGGAAGTTCCCGGAACCCCCGGCGGCGGAGAGCGTCCTGATCACGGCGCGGGCCGGCGAACTCGATCTCGACCGTGCGCGGGCCGTGGCCACCGACCTGTCGGCACGCATGCGCGCCCTGACCGACGTGGCGAAGGTGGCGGACCCGGTCGTCTCCCCCAGCCGTCAGGCGGTGCTGGTCGAGGTGAAGATGGCCGGTTCGGCGGACGACGCCGACGCGCGGGTCGGGCCGCTGCTGGAGGCGACCGCGCAGGCGCAGCAGCAGCATCCCGACCTGCGGGTGGAACAGGTGGGATCGGGTTCGCTGTCGAAGGCGCTGACCGAGACGCTGGCGGCCGACTTCGTCAAGGCGGAACTCATCAGCGTGCCCGTGGCGCTGGTGATCCTGCTGTTCAGCTTCGGCGCCCTGATCGCCGCCGGCGTGCCCGTCGTGCTGGCGCTGTCGGCCGTGGCCGGCGCGATGGGCCTGGCCCAGTTCGCCTCGCACATCTTCCCGGCGGGGGAGATGGTCAACAGCATCATCCTGCTGATCGGCATGGCGGTCGGCGTCGACTACTCGCTGTTCTACCTGCGCCGCGAGCGCGAGGAACGGGCCCGCGGGCGCGACCACCGCAGCGCGGTCGAGATCGCGGCCCGCACCTCGGGGCACGCAGTGCTGGTCTCCGGCGTGGCCGTCATGGTCGCCATGGCCAGCCTGTTCCTGGTCGGCGACAACACGTTCAGCTCGATGGCGACCGGCTCGATCCTGGTCGTCGGGGTGGCCATGATCGGATCCCTCACCGTCCTGCCCGCGATCCTGGTCGTCCTCGGGCGGTGGGTGGACCGGCCCCGGGTGCCCTTCCTCGGCCGGCGGATCCAGCGGGCGGAGCGCAGCCGCTTCTGGGCGGCGGTCCTGCGGCCGGCGCTGCGCGCGCCGCTGGCGACGTTCGTGGTCTCCGTCGGAGTGCTGGTCGTCGTCGCCGTCCCGGCGCTGGGGATGAACCTCAAGCGGCCCACCCTCACCGACCTGCCCCGTTCGATCCCGATCCTGCACACCTACGACCGCCTGGCCCAGGCGTTCCCCGGCAACGAACTCGGCACCAGCCACCTCGTCGCGATCCGCACCGGCGGCGCGGGCGGGCCGGCGGTGGAGCGCGAGATCACCGATCTCGCCGCGCTCATCAAGGGGGACGGCCGGTTCGCCCAGGACCGCCCCCCGACCGTACGCAGGTCCGCCGACGGCACCGTCTTCCTGGCGACCGTCCGGGTGACGGGCACCAGCGACAGCCACGCGGCGGCCGAGTCGCTGCACCGACTGCGCGCCGAGTTGCTGCCGCAGACGGTCGGCACGGTCCCGGACACGGAGTGGGCGGTGGCCGGCCGCACCGCCAACGACGCCGACTTCCGCGACCGCATGGCCGACGCGCTGCCGGGGGTCGTCGCGTTCGTGCTCGCCATGACCTTCCTGGTCATGCTCATCACGTTCCGCTCGGTCGTGGTGGCGATGACCTCGATCCTGCTCAACGCGATCTCCGTGGCCGCCTCGTACGGGCTGCTGGTGCTGGTCTTCCAGCACACCTGGGCGGAGGACCTGCTCGGGTTCACCTCCAACGGCGCGATCGTGTCCTGGCTGCCGCTGATGCTGTTCGTCATCCTCTTCGGACTCTCGATGGACTACCACGTGTTCGTCGTGAGCCGCATCCGCGAGGCGGTCCAGCAGGGCCTGTCGACCCGCGAGGCGATCGAGCAGGGCATCGTCTCGTCGGCGTCCACGGTGAGCAGCGCCGCGATCATCATGGTCGCCGTGTTCTGCATCTTCGCCACCCTGTCGGTCGTCGAGTTCAAGCAACTCGGCGTGGGGCTGGCCGCCGCGATCCTGATCGACGCCACCATCATCCGCGCGGTCGTCCTGCCGTCGCTCATGCGACTGCTCGGCGAGGCCAACTGGTGGGCCCCGCGGTTCATCGCCGGCCCCCGTCGGACCGCGGTCGCGGACGCCGACCGTGACGCCGACACTCAGGTCTTCGTGGCGGCCGTCGACCGGTAA
- the mca gene encoding mycothiol conjugate amidase Mca has translation MAERLRLMAVHAHPDDESSKGAATTAKYVAEGVDVLVVTCTGGERGSVLNPKMDRPDVWANIAEIRRAEMDAARAILGVEQAWLGFVDSGLPEGDPLPPLPEGCFALQDVEVAAGPLVRLMRQFRPHVVTTYDEEGGYPHPDHIMTHKISVAAFDAAGDPGRYPELGEPWQPLKLYYDIGFSKGKITALHEAMLAVGLESPYEDWLKRWDDRPDKGPRITTRVECADYFPVRDDALRAHATQIDPDGFWFHVPMEVQRRAWPTEDFELVRSLVDSPLPESDLFAGVREAVRAR, from the coding sequence TTGGCAGAGCGACTGCGCCTGATGGCCGTTCACGCGCACCCAGACGACGAGTCGAGCAAGGGTGCCGCGACCACCGCGAAATACGTGGCCGAGGGCGTGGACGTCCTGGTGGTCACGTGCACCGGCGGTGAGCGCGGCAGCGTGCTCAACCCCAAGATGGACCGCCCCGACGTGTGGGCCAACATCGCCGAGATCCGGCGCGCCGAGATGGACGCCGCGCGGGCCATCCTCGGCGTCGAGCAGGCGTGGCTCGGCTTCGTCGACTCCGGCCTGCCCGAGGGCGACCCGCTGCCGCCGCTGCCGGAGGGCTGCTTCGCCCTGCAGGACGTCGAGGTGGCGGCCGGGCCGCTGGTGCGGCTGATGCGCCAGTTCCGCCCGCACGTCGTCACCACCTACGACGAGGAGGGCGGCTACCCGCACCCCGACCACATCATGACCCACAAGATCAGCGTGGCCGCCTTCGACGCGGCCGGCGACCCCGGGCGCTACCCGGAGCTGGGCGAGCCGTGGCAGCCGCTCAAGCTCTACTACGACATCGGCTTCTCCAAGGGCAAGATCACCGCACTGCACGAGGCGATGCTCGCCGTCGGCCTGGAGTCGCCCTACGAGGACTGGCTCAAGCGCTGGGACGACCGGCCCGACAAGGGCCCCCGGATCACCACCCGGGTCGAGTGCGCCGACTACTTCCCGGTCCGCGACGACGCGCTGCGCGCCCACGCCACCCAGATCGACCCGGACGGCTTCTGGTTCCACGTGCCGATGGAGGTGCAGCGGCGGGCCTGGCCCACGGAGGACTTCGAGCTCGTCCGCTCGCTGGTCGACAGCCCGCTGCCCGAGTCCGACCTCTTCGCCGGCGTGCGCGAGGCGGTCCGTGCCCGCTGA
- the purE gene encoding 5-(carboxyamino)imidazole ribonucleotide mutase has protein sequence MGSDSDWPTMKAAAEVLDEFEVPYEVEVVSAHRTPVKMIDYGRAAADRGLKVVIAGAGGAAALPGMIASVTPLPVIGVPVPLKHLDGMDSLLSIVQMPAGVPVATVSIGNARNAGLLAVRILAAADRALLDRMSAYQADLEQLVAEKDAALRASLA, from the coding sequence ATGGGCAGCGACTCGGACTGGCCGACGATGAAGGCCGCCGCCGAGGTGCTGGACGAGTTCGAGGTGCCGTACGAGGTCGAGGTGGTCTCGGCGCACCGGACCCCGGTCAAGATGATCGACTACGGCCGGGCCGCCGCCGACCGGGGCCTGAAGGTGGTCATCGCCGGTGCGGGGGGCGCCGCCGCACTGCCGGGCATGATCGCCTCGGTCACCCCGCTGCCGGTGATCGGCGTGCCGGTGCCGCTGAAGCATCTCGACGGGATGGACTCGCTGCTCTCCATCGTGCAGATGCCGGCTGGCGTGCCGGTGGCCACGGTGTCCATCGGCAACGCCCGCAACGCCGGGCTGCTCGCCGTCCGCATCCTGGCGGCCGCCGACCGCGCCCTGCTCGACCGCATGTCGGCCTACCAGGCGGACCTTGAGCAGTTGGTGGCCGAGAAGGACGCCGCCCTCCGCGCCTCCCTCGCCTGA
- a CDS encoding pyridoxine/pyridoxamine 5'-phosphate oxidase, whose product MTIRTLLRGLPVLAHDMPSFDPAAAPADPLALFVEWMAGAIDAGVDEPHAMTVATVDADGMPDARVLILKDLDEAGWHFATSSASAKGRQIAANPRTALSFHWREQGRQVRVRGVATAADPDLSRADFLARPEGSRVASLAGRQSDVLADPAELDRELARVRERLAADPDLVAGTHTVYAVAPHSVEFWQADAQRRHVRLRYHRADAGWDRELLWP is encoded by the coding sequence ATGACGATTCGCACCCTGCTCCGAGGCCTGCCGGTGCTCGCGCACGACATGCCGTCGTTCGATCCCGCCGCCGCCCCGGCGGATCCGCTGGCCCTCTTCGTCGAGTGGATGGCCGGCGCGATCGACGCCGGCGTCGACGAGCCGCACGCGATGACCGTCGCCACGGTCGACGCCGACGGCATGCCGGACGCCCGGGTGCTGATCCTGAAGGACCTCGACGAGGCGGGCTGGCACTTCGCCACCAGCTCGGCCAGCGCCAAGGGCCGCCAGATCGCCGCCAACCCGCGGACCGCGCTCAGCTTCCACTGGCGGGAGCAGGGCCGCCAGGTCCGGGTGCGGGGCGTCGCCACCGCGGCGGACCCCGACCTGTCGCGGGCCGACTTCCTGGCCCGGCCCGAGGGGTCCCGGGTGGCCAGCCTGGCCGGCCGCCAGAGCGACGTGCTCGCCGACCCCGCCGAGCTGGACCGCGAGCTGGCCCGGGTCCGGGAACGGCTGGCCGCCGACCCGGATCTGGTCGCCGGGACGCACACCGTCTACGCCGTCGCGCCCCACAGCGTCGAGTTCTGGCAGGCGGACGCGCAGCGCCGGCACGTCCGGCTGCGCTACCACCGCGCCGACGCCGGCTGGGACCGCGAGCTGCTCTGGCCCTGA
- a CDS encoding 5-(carboxyamino)imidazole ribonucleotide synthase, translating to MDSRTGLPVVGMVGGGQLARMTHQSAIALGQSLRVLALAPDDGAALVAADVQYGDHTDLAALRTFAKGCDVVTFDHEHVPNKHIRTLAAEGVKLFPPADALLHAQDKRAMRERLGELGAPNPAWRPVAEPADLVAFGDEAGWPVVLKAASGGYDGRGVWLVDDAAQAAELAATLLAGGTRLIVEERVPLRRELAVQVARSPFGQVAAYPVVETVQRDGICVEVLAPAPGLSEELALGAQQLAIDLATALGVVGLLAVELFEVADPAAPGGSRVVVNELAMRPHNSGHWTIEGARTSQFEQHLRAVLDYPMGDTSLAAPVVVMANVLGGEPGGMSIDERLHHLFAAEPGAKVHLYGKQVRPGRKIGHVTVLGDDLDDVRTRAARAARWLREGRQ from the coding sequence ATGGATTCCCGTACCGGTCTGCCCGTTGTCGGCATGGTGGGCGGCGGCCAGTTGGCCCGGATGACCCACCAGTCCGCGATCGCCCTCGGCCAGTCGCTGCGCGTGCTCGCGCTGGCCCCCGACGACGGCGCCGCGCTGGTCGCCGCCGACGTCCAGTACGGCGACCACACCGACCTCGCCGCGCTACGCACCTTCGCCAAGGGCTGCGACGTGGTGACGTTCGACCACGAACACGTCCCCAACAAGCACATCCGCACGCTGGCGGCCGAGGGCGTGAAGCTCTTCCCGCCGGCCGACGCGCTGCTCCACGCCCAGGACAAGCGGGCCATGCGGGAGCGGCTCGGCGAGCTGGGCGCGCCCAACCCGGCGTGGCGGCCGGTGGCCGAGCCGGCCGATCTGGTGGCCTTCGGCGACGAGGCCGGCTGGCCGGTGGTGCTCAAGGCGGCCAGCGGCGGCTACGACGGCCGGGGCGTGTGGTTGGTCGACGACGCGGCGCAGGCCGCCGAGCTGGCCGCGACGCTGCTCGCCGGCGGCACCCGGCTGATCGTCGAGGAGCGGGTGCCGCTGCGCCGGGAACTCGCCGTACAGGTGGCCCGCTCGCCGTTCGGGCAGGTCGCCGCGTACCCGGTGGTCGAGACGGTGCAGCGGGACGGCATCTGCGTCGAGGTGCTCGCCCCCGCGCCGGGCCTGTCCGAGGAGCTGGCGCTCGGCGCCCAGCAGCTCGCCATCGACCTGGCCACCGCGCTCGGCGTGGTCGGCCTGCTCGCGGTGGAGCTGTTCGAGGTCGCCGACCCGGCCGCGCCCGGCGGCAGCCGGGTCGTGGTCAACGAGCTGGCGATGCGGCCGCACAACTCCGGGCACTGGACCATCGAGGGCGCCCGCACGTCGCAGTTCGAGCAGCACCTGCGGGCGGTCCTCGACTACCCGATGGGGGACACCTCGCTGGCCGCGCCGGTCGTGGTGATGGCGAACGTGCTGGGCGGCGAGCCGGGCGGGATGTCGATCGACGAGCGGCTGCACCACCTCTTCGCGGCCGAGCCGGGCGCCAAGGTGCACCTCTACGGCAAGCAGGTGCGACCCGGCCGCAAGATCGGGCACGTGACGGTGCTCGGCGACGACCTGGACGACGTACGGACGCGGGCCGCCCGGGCAGCCCGCTGGCTGCGGGAGGGGCGCCAGTGA
- a CDS encoding protein-tyrosine phosphatase family protein, with amino-acid sequence MTTSWDPTAPGVLRLPSGRLVRGRGLRRPLPEGTEPTFALYLLGKPPAPTAWEHRWVRWPDFWLPSDRVAAAAALREAWTRAEDGRVEVACGGGKGRTGTALACLAVIDGVPNDRAVAYVRQHYSPQAVETPWQRRYIARFQ; translated from the coding sequence ATGACCACTTCATGGGACCCCACTGCGCCGGGCGTGCTCCGGCTGCCGTCCGGCCGACTCGTCCGCGGCCGGGGACTTCGACGCCCGCTCCCGGAAGGGACGGAACCCACCTTCGCGCTCTATCTCCTCGGTAAGCCGCCGGCCCCGACGGCCTGGGAGCACCGCTGGGTGCGCTGGCCCGACTTCTGGCTGCCGTCCGACCGCGTCGCGGCCGCCGCCGCGTTGCGCGAGGCGTGGACCCGCGCCGAGGACGGCCGCGTCGAGGTCGCCTGCGGCGGCGGCAAGGGACGCACCGGCACCGCCCTCGCCTGCCTCGCGGTGATCGACGGGGTGCCGAACGACCGGGCGGTCGCCTACGTCCGGCAGCACTACTCGCCACAGGCCGTCGAGACCCCCTGGCAGCGCCGTTACATCGCCCGGTTCCAGTAG
- a CDS encoding thioredoxin domain-containing protein, translating to MNRLADATSPYLLQHADNPVDWWPWCDEAFAEAKRRDVPVIISVGYAACHWCHVMAHESFENEQVGALMNDDFVSIKVDREERPDVDAVYMTATQAMTGQGGWPMTVFATPDGTPFFCGTYFPRPNFVRLLQSVAAAWRNQRDAVVKQGAAVVEAIGGAQAVGGPTAPLDAALLDAAADRLAEEYDETHGGFGGAPKFPPHMNLLFLLRHHQRTGSARSLEIARHTCEAMARGGIYDQLAGGFARYSVDEHWTVPHFEKMLYDNALLLRAYTQLWRLTGDPLAARVAAETAAFMIDDLGTPEGGLASALDADTDGVEGLTYAWTPAQLVEALGEEDGRFAADLFAVTEAGNFESGTSVLRLARDVDDVAPDVAARWERVRARLREVRDTRPQPARDDKVVASWNGLAVTALVEHSALTGDPVTAAAAVRVGEVLADRHVVDGRLRRVSRAGVVGEPAGVLEDHGCVAEAFCALHQLTGEGRWLALAGRLLDVALERFAAPGGGFYDTADDAERLVTRPADPTDNATPSGRSALVAALVAYAALTGETRYREAAEAALSTVAPIVGRHARFTGYAAAVGEALLSGPYEIAVVTDEPTGDPLVAAAHRHAPPGAVIVAGRPGQDGVPLLADRPMVDGRPTAYACRGFVCERPVTTVDDLVNQLGRR from the coding sequence GTGAACCGACTCGCGGACGCCACCTCGCCCTACCTGCTCCAGCACGCCGACAACCCGGTCGACTGGTGGCCGTGGTGCGACGAGGCGTTCGCCGAGGCGAAGCGGCGCGACGTGCCGGTGATCATCTCGGTCGGCTACGCCGCCTGCCACTGGTGCCACGTGATGGCCCACGAGTCGTTCGAGAACGAGCAGGTCGGCGCCCTGATGAACGACGACTTCGTGTCGATCAAGGTGGACCGCGAGGAGCGCCCCGACGTCGACGCCGTCTACATGACCGCCACCCAGGCGATGACCGGGCAGGGTGGCTGGCCGATGACCGTCTTCGCCACCCCCGACGGCACACCGTTCTTCTGCGGCACCTACTTCCCCCGGCCGAACTTCGTCCGCCTGCTCCAGTCGGTGGCCGCCGCCTGGCGAAACCAGCGCGACGCCGTGGTCAAGCAGGGCGCCGCCGTGGTCGAGGCGATCGGCGGCGCCCAGGCCGTGGGCGGCCCCACCGCCCCGCTGGACGCCGCGCTGCTCGACGCCGCGGCCGATCGGCTCGCCGAGGAGTACGACGAGACGCACGGCGGCTTCGGCGGCGCGCCCAAGTTCCCGCCGCACATGAACCTGCTCTTCCTGCTCCGCCACCACCAGCGCACCGGCTCGGCGCGCAGCCTGGAGATCGCCCGGCACACCTGCGAGGCGATGGCCCGCGGCGGCATCTACGACCAGCTCGCCGGCGGCTTCGCCCGCTACTCCGTCGACGAGCACTGGACCGTTCCGCACTTCGAGAAGATGCTCTACGACAACGCGCTGCTGCTGCGGGCGTACACCCAGCTCTGGCGGCTGACCGGCGACCCGCTCGCCGCCCGGGTCGCCGCCGAGACCGCCGCCTTCATGATCGACGACCTGGGCACGCCCGAGGGCGGCCTCGCGTCCGCGCTGGACGCGGACACCGACGGCGTCGAGGGTCTCACCTACGCCTGGACGCCGGCCCAGCTCGTCGAGGCGCTGGGGGAGGAGGACGGCCGCTTCGCCGCCGACCTGTTCGCGGTCACCGAGGCCGGCAACTTCGAATCCGGCACCAGCGTGCTGCGGCTGGCCCGGGACGTCGACGACGTCGCCCCCGACGTGGCCGCCCGCTGGGAGCGGGTCCGGGCCCGGCTGCGCGAGGTCCGCGACACCCGGCCCCAACCCGCCCGCGACGACAAGGTGGTCGCCTCCTGGAACGGGCTCGCGGTCACCGCGCTGGTCGAGCACAGCGCGCTCACCGGCGACCCGGTCACCGCCGCCGCGGCCGTCCGCGTCGGCGAGGTGCTCGCCGACCGGCACGTCGTCGACGGGCGGCTGCGCCGGGTCTCCCGGGCGGGCGTGGTCGGCGAGCCCGCCGGCGTGCTGGAGGATCACGGCTGCGTGGCCGAGGCGTTCTGCGCGCTGCACCAGCTCACCGGGGAGGGGCGCTGGCTGGCGCTGGCCGGCCGGCTGCTCGACGTCGCGCTGGAGCGGTTCGCCGCCCCCGGCGGCGGGTTCTACGACACCGCCGACGACGCCGAGCGCCTCGTCACCCGCCCCGCCGACCCCACCGACAACGCCACCCCGTCCGGGCGCTCCGCGCTCGTCGCGGCGCTCGTCGCGTACGCGGCGCTGACCGGCGAGACCCGCTACCGCGAGGCCGCCGAGGCGGCGCTGTCGACCGTGGCGCCGATCGTCGGCCGGCACGCCCGGTTCACCGGCTACGCGGCGGCCGTCGGCGAGGCGCTGCTCTCCGGGCCGTACGAGATCGCCGTGGTCACCGACGAGCCGACCGGCGACCCGCTGGTCGCGGCGGCGCACCGGCACGCCCCGCCCGGCGCGGTGATCGTGGCGGGCCGGCCGGGCCAGGACGGCGTGCCCCTGCTCGCCGACCGGCCGATGGTCGACGGGCGGCCCACCGCGTACGCCTGCCGGGGTTTCGTCTGCGAACGCCCGGTGACGACGGTGGACGACCTGGTCAACCAGCTCGGCCGGCGCTGA
- a CDS encoding putative bifunctional diguanylate cyclase/phosphodiesterase, with protein sequence MTSGRAGESSDRLESRGTPPRLLLLTAAVALTALVVAAVGWTLPTRLPADDPLGGPARFGVAVVVIAVAQLARLRFRAAAGMVSITWGEAALIVCLHLAPGGWLPSATLLGAGLAWTAMSLLGDRRPVLEVVRIAGSLTAATALAVAVTTALGEPLLAAPTPGLALAVVAGSVTYLLATAWLGGANLALRHGIPILPPLFAALRGKLLMFVGNVGVGLAVVALLELDARWLLLLPPALWLLQQTYRHRLRADQERRTWRAFAEATAALNQLDERGVATAAVAGALTLFNAELVDVDVARGDGRWRRYRGDPGGHLVDREVAPPGPPDPEEQELVRTLTVGAARVGELRVRFPRSAPPSARERDAVAAYGDALAAALHDAATHRELRLVTARSSYEAVHDQLTGLVNRSALLSKGDQALRQLAHDHPVALLLLDIDQFKEVNDTLGHAAGDQLLRLTANRLGTLARPGDLLARLGGDEFALLLTSVPVLGDRTAPMAYALRQAREIAERLAAPTEVAGVRMSVEVSVGVVVADAGTADLTELLRRADIAMYQAKEGGGSVAAYDATRDAASTDQLALLAELREALKTDDQLVLALQPAVDLATGAPTGVEALIRWRHPRRGWLGPHDFIRPVENSEQLGTFTRYVLDKALAVAAGWARDGLDVPISVNLSARSLLDPRLPTEISDALRRHQVPPERLVLEITETVVMSELEIIDEVLATLRSMGVQLAVDDFGTGFSSLTFLTRIAVDELKVDRSFVIRMADSPEAAAIVRTTVGLAHELGLRVVAEGVETAEQRSALAELGCTAAQGYHFFKPMPADKIGAVLGTLLDEARPNVLPLRADGAS encoded by the coding sequence GTGACCTCCGGCAGGGCCGGCGAGTCGTCCGACCGGCTCGAAAGCCGCGGCACCCCGCCACGGCTGCTCCTGCTCACCGCCGCCGTCGCGCTGACCGCCCTGGTCGTCGCCGCGGTCGGCTGGACCCTGCCGACGCGCCTGCCCGCCGACGACCCGCTCGGTGGGCCGGCCCGCTTCGGCGTCGCCGTGGTCGTGATCGCCGTCGCCCAGCTCGCCCGGCTGCGGTTCCGCGCCGCCGCCGGCATGGTGAGCATCACCTGGGGCGAGGCCGCACTGATCGTCTGCCTCCACCTCGCGCCCGGCGGCTGGCTGCCCTCCGCCACGCTGCTCGGCGCCGGGCTCGCCTGGACGGCGATGTCGCTGCTGGGCGACCGCCGGCCGGTGCTCGAGGTCGTCCGGATCGCCGGCTCGCTGACCGCCGCCACCGCGCTGGCCGTCGCGGTCACCACCGCGCTCGGCGAGCCGCTGCTCGCCGCGCCGACGCCGGGGCTCGCCCTGGCCGTGGTCGCCGGGTCGGTGACCTACCTGCTCGCCACCGCCTGGCTGGGCGGGGCCAACCTGGCGCTGCGCCACGGCATCCCGATCCTCCCGCCGCTGTTCGCCGCGCTCCGCGGCAAGCTGCTGATGTTCGTCGGCAACGTCGGCGTCGGGCTGGCCGTGGTGGCGCTGCTCGAACTCGACGCGCGCTGGCTGCTGCTGCTCCCGCCGGCGCTCTGGCTGCTCCAGCAGACCTACCGGCACCGGCTCCGCGCCGACCAGGAGCGCCGCACCTGGCGGGCCTTCGCCGAGGCCACCGCCGCCCTCAACCAGCTCGACGAGCGGGGGGTCGCCACCGCGGCGGTGGCCGGCGCGCTGACGTTGTTCAACGCCGAACTCGTCGACGTCGACGTCGCCCGGGGCGACGGCCGGTGGCGGCGCTACCGGGGCGACCCGGGCGGTCACCTGGTCGACCGGGAGGTCGCGCCGCCGGGCCCGCCCGATCCCGAGGAGCAGGAGCTGGTCCGCACCCTGACCGTGGGCGCCGCGCGGGTCGGTGAGCTGCGGGTCCGCTTCCCGCGCTCGGCGCCGCCGAGCGCCCGCGAACGCGACGCGGTGGCCGCGTACGGCGACGCCCTCGCCGCCGCCCTGCACGACGCCGCCACCCACCGGGAGCTGCGGCTGGTCACCGCCCGCTCGTCGTACGAGGCGGTGCACGACCAGCTCACCGGGCTGGTGAACCGGTCGGCCCTGCTCAGCAAAGGCGACCAGGCGCTGCGGCAGCTCGCCCACGACCATCCGGTGGCGCTGCTGCTGCTCGACATCGACCAGTTCAAGGAGGTCAACGACACCCTCGGGCACGCCGCGGGCGACCAGCTGCTGCGGCTGACCGCGAACCGGCTCGGCACCCTCGCCCGCCCCGGGGACCTGCTCGCCCGGCTCGGCGGCGACGAGTTCGCGCTGCTGCTGACGTCGGTCCCGGTGCTCGGTGACCGGACCGCCCCGATGGCGTACGCGCTGCGGCAGGCCCGGGAGATCGCCGAGCGGCTGGCCGCGCCGACCGAGGTGGCCGGGGTGCGGATGTCCGTCGAGGTCTCCGTCGGGGTGGTGGTCGCCGACGCCGGCACCGCCGACCTGACCGAGCTGCTGCGCCGGGCCGACATCGCGATGTACCAGGCCAAGGAGGGCGGCGGCAGCGTCGCCGCGTACGACGCCACCCGGGACGCCGCGAGCACCGACCAGCTGGCCCTGCTGGCCGAGCTGCGCGAGGCGCTGAAGACCGACGACCAGCTGGTGTTGGCGTTGCAGCCGGCGGTCGACCTGGCCACCGGCGCGCCGACCGGGGTGGAGGCGCTGATCCGCTGGCGTCACCCGCGCCGGGGCTGGCTCGGCCCGCACGACTTCATCCGCCCGGTGGAGAACAGCGAGCAGCTCGGCACGTTCACCCGCTACGTGCTGGACAAGGCGCTCGCCGTGGCCGCCGGCTGGGCCAGGGACGGGCTCGACGTGCCGATCTCGGTCAACCTGTCGGCGCGCAGCCTGCTCGACCCCCGCCTGCCGACCGAGATCTCCGACGCCCTGCGGCGGCACCAGGTGCCGCCGGAACGGCTGGTCCTGGAGATCACCGAGACGGTGGTGATGAGCGAGCTGGAGATCATCGACGAGGTGCTCGCCACCCTGCGGTCGATGGGCGTGCAGCTCGCCGTCGACGACTTCGGCACCGGCTTCTCCTCGCTGACGTTCCTCACCCGGATCGCCGTGGACGAGCTCAAGGTGGACCGCTCCTTCGTGATCCGGATGGCCGACTCGCCGGAGGCGGCGGCGATCGTGCGTACCACCGTCGGGCTGGCCCACGAGCTGGGGCTGCGGGTGGTCGCCGAGGGCGTGGAGACCGCCGAGCAGCGCTCGGCCCTGGCCGAGCTGGGCTGCACCGCCGCCCAGGGATACCACTTCTTCAAGCCGATGCCGGCCGACAAGATCGGCGCGGTGCTCGGCACCCTGCTCGACGAGGCCCGCCCCAACGTCCTGCCGCTGCGCGCCGACGGCGCCTCCTGA